From Chryseobacterium salivictor, a single genomic window includes:
- a CDS encoding type II toxin-antitoxin system YafQ family toxin, producing MDETPKIFQYLMNDGTNGMPERMKPHPLKGNYKNHWECHILPDLL from the coding sequence TTGGATGAAACCCCAAAAATTTTCCAATATTTAATGAATGACGGGACGAACGGGATGCCAGAAAGAATGAAACCACATCCATTGAAAGGCAATTATAAAAATCACTGGGAATGTCATATTCTTCCAGATTTGCTTTGA
- the uvrB gene encoding excinuclease ABC subunit UvrB — protein sequence MEFKLQSEYKPTGDQPTAIKKLTEGLEIGEKYQTLLGVTGSGKTFTIANVVNNTQKPTLVLAHNKTLAAQLFVEFKEFFPDNAVEYFVSYYDYYQPEAFIASTNTYIEKDLSINEEVEKLRLSATASLLSGRRDVIIVASVSCIYGIGNPAEFHKSLISIEKNQKITRTNLLHSLVNALYARTLNEFTRGTFRVKGDVVDVFPAYADNAIRIQFFGDEIETIQSFDPLSGNVMDNFDEIQIYPANLFVTSKETQVSAIREIQDDMVKQVDFFNDIEKPYEAKRLQERTELDLEMMKELGYCSGIENYSRYFDGRLPGSRPFCLLDYFPKDYLMVIDESHVTIPQVHAMYGGDRSRKEVLVEHGFRLPAAMDNRPLKFEEFEAIQNQVIYVSATPADYELEKSGGEYIEQLIRPTGLLDPVIEIRPSLNQIDDLMEEIQKRAEVDERTLVTTLTKKMAEELTKYFTKFGIRTRYIHSDVETLDRIQIMQDLRVGLFDVLVGVNLLREGLDLPEVSLVAILDADKEGMLRSRRSMTQTVGRAARNLNGKAILYADKMTKSMQATIDETLYRRRKQIEYNEKHGQVPTALNKKISEILVGRSKDFPDEKYTQKQILQEVAEQKAKYGSDDIGKLVAEKQKAMEAAAKNLDFIKAAKLRDEINALKA from the coding sequence ATGGAATTTAAACTTCAATCGGAATATAAACCTACAGGCGATCAGCCAACTGCCATCAAAAAACTGACTGAAGGTCTGGAAATCGGTGAGAAATACCAAACCCTTCTGGGAGTTACCGGTTCCGGGAAAACCTTCACCATTGCCAATGTAGTAAACAATACGCAGAAACCCACATTGGTGCTTGCGCATAACAAAACGTTGGCTGCTCAATTATTTGTAGAATTCAAAGAGTTTTTCCCGGATAATGCCGTGGAATATTTTGTTTCCTATTACGATTATTACCAGCCGGAAGCATTTATTGCTTCCACCAATACCTATATTGAAAAAGATTTATCCATCAATGAAGAAGTAGAAAAACTACGGCTTTCTGCGACAGCGAGTTTGCTTTCCGGTAGAAGAGACGTTATCATTGTCGCTTCCGTCTCCTGTATTTACGGTATTGGAAACCCGGCTGAATTTCATAAATCGCTTATTTCAATTGAGAAAAATCAGAAAATTACAAGAACCAATCTTCTGCATTCTTTAGTTAATGCATTATACGCCAGAACCCTAAATGAATTTACACGCGGAACATTCCGGGTGAAAGGTGACGTTGTCGATGTATTTCCGGCGTATGCGGATAATGCAATACGGATTCAGTTTTTCGGTGACGAGATCGAGACTATTCAAAGTTTTGATCCCCTGTCCGGAAATGTAATGGACAATTTCGATGAGATCCAAATCTATCCTGCAAACCTTTTTGTAACCTCGAAAGAAACGCAAGTAAGTGCCATTCGGGAAATCCAGGATGACATGGTAAAACAGGTGGATTTCTTTAATGATATCGAAAAACCGTACGAAGCAAAACGCCTGCAGGAGCGCACAGAACTCGATTTAGAAATGATGAAGGAATTAGGTTACTGCAGCGGAATCGAGAATTATTCCCGCTATTTTGACGGCAGATTACCGGGGTCCAGACCATTCTGCCTGTTGGATTATTTTCCTAAAGATTATTTAATGGTAATCGATGAAAGCCACGTTACGATTCCGCAGGTTCATGCGATGTATGGCGGCGACCGGAGTCGAAAAGAAGTTTTGGTGGAGCACGGCTTCCGTCTTCCGGCGGCGATGGATAACCGTCCGTTGAAATTTGAAGAATTTGAAGCAATTCAGAATCAGGTGATTTACGTTTCTGCAACGCCTGCCGATTATGAACTTGAAAAAAGTGGCGGAGAATATATAGAGCAGCTTATTCGTCCGACAGGCTTGCTGGATCCTGTGATTGAAATCCGACCTTCTTTAAATCAAATTGATGATTTGATGGAAGAAATTCAAAAACGGGCGGAAGTTGACGAGCGGACTTTGGTTACAACGTTGACCAAAAAAATGGCAGAAGAATTAACCAAGTATTTCACCAAGTTCGGCATCAGAACGCGGTATATTCACTCAGATGTTGAAACCTTGGACCGTATTCAGATTATGCAGGATTTGCGTGTTGGTTTGTTTGATGTTTTGGTCGGCGTCAATTTATTGAGAGAAGGTTTAGATTTACCGGAAGTTTCTCTGGTCGCTATTTTAGATGCCGATAAAGAAGGCATGCTTCGTTCCAGAAGATCAATGACGCAAACCGTCGGAAGAGCCGCCAGAAATCTAAACGGAAAGGCGATTCTGTACGCCGATAAGATGACGAAATCAATGCAGGCAACCATCGACGAAACGCTTTATAGAAGGCGCAAACAAATTGAATACAATGAAAAGCACGGCCAGGTTCCGACTGCTTTGAATAAAAAAATATCCGAGATTTTGGTGGGAAGAAGTAAAGATTTTCCCGATGAAAAATATACCCAAAAACAAATTTTGCAGGAGGTTGCTGAACAGAAAGCGAAATACGGCAGCGATGACATCGGAAAATTAGTGGCGGAAAAACAAAAAGCCATGGAAGCCGCCGCCAAGAATTTGGACTTTATCAAAGCGGCCAAATTGAGAGATGAGATCAATGCGCTGAAAGCTTAA
- a CDS encoding toxin-antitoxin system HicB family antitoxin produces MIKEKKLTSIRLSKNLYAHLQNKAKEENRSVNNYIETLLFESSEYFEPNE; encoded by the coding sequence ATGATAAAAGAAAAGAAATTAACATCGATAAGATTAAGTAAGAATTTATACGCCCATTTGCAAAATAAAGCAAAAGAAGAAAACCGCAGTGTAAATAATTATATCGAAACTCTTTTGTTCGAAAGTTCAGAATATTTCGAACCGAATGAATAA